In a single window of the Silurus meridionalis isolate SWU-2019-XX chromosome 8, ASM1480568v1, whole genome shotgun sequence genome:
- the noxred1 gene encoding NADP-dependent oxidoreductase domain-containing protein 1 — MDLNVDVKSVQFESGLGEQEQELVFLRARSSALTVCGCAHAVFLCRLASEARNKLNHQNNKSDLQPVKVGIIGGGHIGKQLALLLLTVPGFKPSNINMSTKRPDSLSEFLNRGVDCYFDNRRLATWADVIFLCVLPSHLRHVCAELHSQLPSHCLVYSFTSAVQSHRLALLLGHTFILRPQYSFMTGDSGHLWLRHNQVAAALKDKEVLSASCPLSMSGGLCLDQRWISAVLYSLLNMCTAEGLRAKQTVQLLNELLQTTSPNSTLTCQSFVNSSWAYTLNNSEELFPWINLIDVQTKQSPLTFCLSGCKALQDCISVVYNKIFPG, encoded by the exons ATGGATCTGAACGTGGATGTGAAGTCTGTTCAGTTTGAAAGCGGACTCGGTGAACAGGAGCAAGAGTTGGTGTTCCTGCGCGCGCGCTCATCAGCGTTAACAGTGTGTGGGTGCGCGCACGCGGTGTTTCTGTGCAGGCTCGCGTCTGAAGCCAG GAATAAATTAAACCATCAAAACAATAAATCAGACTTGCAGCCAGTGAAGGTGGGCATTATTGGCGGTGGACACATAGGCAAACAGCTGGCACTGCTTTTACTGACTGTACCGGGCTTTAAACCATCTAACATTAACATGTCAACTAAAAGACCAGACTCACTAA gtGAATTTTTAAACAGAGGTGTGGATTGCTATTTTGATAACCGCCGACTGGCCACTTGGGCTGACGTGATCTTCCTCTGCGTTCTTCCCTCACATCTTCGTCATGTGTGTGCCGAGCTTCATTCCCAGCTGCCTTCACACTGCCTAGTGTACAGTTTTACCTCTGCAGTGCAATCACACAG GTTGGCATTACTACTTGGTCACACATTCATTCTTAGACCTCAGTACAGCTTTATGACGGGCGATTCGGGTCACTTGTGGCTCCGCCATAATCAGGTGGCAGCAGCTCTAAAGGACAAAGAGGTTCTGAGTGCATCATGCCCACTTTCAATGAGTG GTGGGCTCTGTTTGGATCAGAGGTGGATTTCTGCTGTGCTGTACTCTCTCCTCAATATGTGCACTGCTGAGGGATTGAGGGCTAAACAAACTGTCCAGCTGCTAAATGAGCTGCTTCAGACGACAAGCCCAAACTCAACGCTCACCTGCCAAAGTTTTGTTAACTCATCCTGGGCATACACACTCAATAACTCTGAGGA GCTGTTCCCATGGATTAACCTAATTGATGTACAGACCAAACAGTCTCCTTTGACCTTTTGTCTGTCAGGATGTAAAGCTTTACAAGACTGCATTTCTGTGGTGTATAACAAAATATTTCCTGGCTAA